The following are encoded in a window of Bradyrhizobium sp. WBOS07 genomic DNA:
- a CDS encoding SDR family NAD(P)-dependent oxidoreductase — MRLNDKVAIVVGAGQSPGEGMGNGRATALTFAREGAKVLCVDHHLESAQETVAMIAAKGGTSAAFKADVTRSADIKTMVEDAQSRWGRIDVLHNNVGVSLSGGDAELLQITEEAFDRVVAINLKSCILAAKEVIPIMRAQKSGAIINISSMAAITTYPYVAYKATKSAMIAFTEQLAYQNAEYGIRANVILPGLMNTPMAVDTRAREWHKTRAEVEADRDSKVPLRRKMGTAWDVANAALFLASDEANFITGVTLPVDGGASVRRG; from the coding sequence ATGCGCCTGAACGACAAGGTCGCCATCGTGGTCGGAGCCGGACAAAGCCCCGGCGAAGGCATGGGCAACGGCCGCGCCACCGCGCTGACCTTCGCGCGCGAAGGCGCGAAGGTCCTGTGCGTCGACCATCATCTGGAATCCGCGCAGGAGACCGTTGCGATGATCGCCGCGAAGGGCGGCACCTCTGCGGCGTTCAAGGCCGACGTGACCAGGTCGGCCGACATCAAGACGATGGTTGAGGACGCGCAGTCGCGCTGGGGCCGGATCGACGTGCTGCACAACAATGTCGGCGTCAGCCTGTCCGGCGGCGATGCCGAGCTGCTTCAAATCACCGAGGAAGCGTTCGACCGCGTCGTCGCCATCAACCTGAAGAGCTGCATTCTCGCCGCCAAGGAAGTGATCCCGATCATGCGCGCGCAGAAGAGCGGCGCCATCATCAACATCTCCTCGATGGCGGCGATCACGACCTATCCTTACGTCGCCTACAAGGCGACGAAATCGGCGATGATCGCCTTCACCGAGCAGCTCGCCTACCAGAACGCCGAATACGGCATCCGCGCCAATGTCATCCTGCCCGGCCTGATGAACACGCCGATGGCCGTCGATACCCGCGCCCGCGAATGGCACAAGACCCGCGCCGAGGTCGAAGCCGACCGCGACAGCAAGGTGCCGCTGCGCAGGAAGATGGGAACGGCGTGGGACGTCGCCAACGCGGCGCTGTTCCTCGCGTCCGACGAGGCGAACTTCATCACCGGCGTGACCCTGCCGGTGGACGGCGGGGCCAGCGTGAGACGGGGTTAG
- a CDS encoding MFS transporter, which translates to MATTDDAGTGTRVLILALVALACGHMLSTLLRTIPAVSLDLMAADFHLEPQALASLTSIYPFAFAAAQIPVGAAMDRFGVRPVSLSLLAGTVLGAVASGFATGPASFAVGQFMLGVATSGMLMCPMTLAAKQLSAARFGLWSGAILSIGNIGMLLSASPLALVVDTWGWRAGFWMSALGGVAVALAVFALVPHQPAEHKDESSPLSQMIEVLRLGLSRPLRGLIALALVSLASSLVLRGLWGGPWLMDVKGLSRVEAGNQLGAFTLAMIIGPLVIGVIDRRLGRRRALVAGSHMAGALLLALMALGAPHYAVSVLSGLPVMPPQYDLVLFVLIGLATSAQPLLFGMSRQLVDAQVAGKALAAINLAFFLGAALMQSMTGAVAALAGLPAVLLFMAAMLALGVLIFLAYTATNS; encoded by the coding sequence ATGGCCACCACCGACGACGCGGGCACCGGCACCCGCGTGCTGATCCTTGCACTCGTCGCGCTCGCCTGCGGCCATATGCTCTCGACCCTGCTGCGCACGATTCCGGCCGTCAGCCTCGACCTGATGGCGGCGGATTTCCATCTCGAGCCGCAGGCGCTGGCGAGCCTCACCTCGATTTATCCCTTCGCTTTCGCCGCGGCGCAGATCCCGGTCGGGGCGGCAATGGATCGCTTCGGCGTGCGACCGGTGTCGCTGAGCCTGCTGGCGGGGACCGTGCTCGGCGCGGTGGCGTCGGGGTTTGCCACCGGCCCTGCGAGCTTCGCGGTCGGGCAGTTCATGCTGGGGGTCGCCACCTCGGGCATGCTGATGTGCCCGATGACGCTGGCGGCGAAGCAATTGTCTGCGGCGCGGTTCGGGTTGTGGTCGGGCGCGATCCTCTCGATCGGCAATATCGGCATGCTGCTGTCGGCGAGCCCGCTCGCCCTCGTGGTCGACACTTGGGGTTGGCGCGCCGGGTTCTGGATGTCCGCGCTCGGCGGCGTCGCGGTCGCGCTCGCCGTGTTCGCGCTGGTGCCGCATCAGCCGGCCGAGCATAAGGACGAGTCCTCGCCGCTGTCGCAGATGATCGAGGTGCTCAGGCTCGGCCTCTCGCGGCCCTTGCGCGGCCTGATCGCGCTGGCGCTGGTATCGCTGGCGAGCTCGCTGGTGCTGCGCGGCTTGTGGGGCGGGCCGTGGCTGATGGACGTCAAGGGATTGTCGCGGGTCGAGGCCGGCAACCAGCTCGGCGCGTTCACGCTGGCCATGATCATAGGTCCGCTTGTCATCGGCGTGATCGACCGCCGGCTCGGCCGGCGTCGCGCGCTGGTGGCGGGCTCGCATATGGCCGGGGCGCTGCTGCTGGCGCTCATGGCGCTCGGAGCACCCCATTATGCGGTCTCCGTGCTATCAGGCCTACCCGTGATGCCGCCGCAATACGACCTCGTGCTGTTCGTGCTGATTGGGCTTGCGACCTCCGCCCAGCCCCTGCTGTTCGGCATGTCCCGCCAGCTCGTCGATGCGCAAGTGGCGGGCAAGGCGCTGGCCGCGATCAACCTCGCCTTCTTCCTCGGCGCAGCGCTGATGCAGTCGATGACGGGCGCGGTGGCAGCGCTCGCCGGACTCCCGGCCGTGCTGCTGTTCATGGCTGCCATGCTGGCACTCGGCGTGCTGATCTTCTTGGCTTACACCGCAACAAATTCGTAG
- a CDS encoding tripartite tricarboxylate transporter substrate binding protein: MQRTVRLLAVIAGLCAAVLPTGVMAQKYPVRPVKVMVGFSAGGPVDVVARIIGDRLGSKLGQPFVVENRAGANGMIAAEGVARADADGYTMLACNSSTITLNRTLFRDIRYDPEKDFAPLTTVVSAPLVLVVNPENPKTADIKTVADLVAAAKAASGALAYGSGGNGNLAHLAMELLSQKAGIKLIHVPYRGGSAAEVGILAQEVLAVFDPLSAVPLVKAGKLRALAVSSAERLPSLPDVPTVAEAGYPGFDISFWVGFFMPKSTPAPILETLHREIVAAAKDPAIAEKLGSQGVVSVLSPADYAAKIAKETKDLAEVVAAANIKAE; this comes from the coding sequence ATGCAACGAACCGTCCGCCTATTGGCCGTCATCGCCGGATTGTGCGCCGCTGTGCTGCCCACCGGAGTCATGGCGCAGAAATATCCGGTGCGGCCGGTCAAGGTCATGGTCGGCTTCAGCGCGGGCGGTCCGGTCGATGTCGTCGCGCGCATCATCGGCGATCGTCTCGGTAGCAAGCTCGGACAGCCCTTCGTGGTCGAGAACCGCGCCGGCGCCAACGGCATGATTGCAGCCGAAGGCGTCGCGCGTGCCGATGCGGATGGCTACACCATGCTCGCCTGCAACTCCTCCACCATCACGCTGAACAGGACGCTGTTTAGGGATATCCGCTACGACCCGGAAAAGGACTTCGCGCCGCTCACCACTGTGGTGTCGGCACCGCTGGTGCTGGTGGTCAATCCGGAGAATCCCAAGACGGCCGACATCAAGACCGTCGCCGATCTCGTCGCCGCGGCCAAGGCGGCGTCCGGGGCGCTGGCCTACGGCTCGGGCGGCAACGGCAACCTTGCCCATCTCGCCATGGAGCTGCTCAGCCAGAAGGCCGGCATCAAGCTGATCCACGTGCCCTATCGCGGCGGCTCGGCCGCTGAGGTTGGCATTCTCGCGCAGGAGGTGCTCGCGGTGTTCGATCCGCTCTCCGCCGTGCCGCTGGTCAAGGCTGGCAAGCTGCGCGCGCTCGCGGTGTCCTCGGCCGAGCGGCTGCCGTCGCTGCCCGACGTGCCGACCGTCGCGGAAGCGGGGTATCCCGGCTTCGACATCTCGTTCTGGGTCGGCTTCTTCATGCCGAAATCGACGCCGGCGCCGATCCTGGAGACGCTGCACCGGGAAATCGTCGCGGCGGCCAAGGATCCCGCAATCGCGGAGAAGCTCGGCTCGCAAGGCGTCGTCAGCGTGCTCAGCCCGGCCGACTACGCCGCCAAGATCGCGAAGGAAACGAAAGACCTCGCCGAGGTCGTGGCGGCGGCGAACATCAAGGCGGAGTGA
- a CDS encoding L,D-transpeptidase family protein: MMRWMLGAVMSLWLVCPAHAGNLDAKAVNDAARPEKLPAADKISAPVTKLQILLDRAQFSPGQIDGKLGENAQKALKAFAEQNGLGFDKTIAPELWDKLNAASEGPVLVDYKITDADVKGPFLKKLPTKLEDMKSLEALSYTSPLEGLGEKFHMSEELLKALNPGKAFDKAGETIVVANVAARRELPRIVRIEIDKQQATLKAYEGSGRLVAFYPASIGSPDRPTPTGTLKVTSIHELPTYRYNPEYKFKSVKSKRPFEIKPGPNGPVGSYWIGLSAQGYGIHGTAEPDRVSKSASHGCVRLTNWDARVIGENAKRGIPVVFLDAPTESSSKQRDTAAGKRASN; this comes from the coding sequence ATGATGCGATGGATGCTTGGCGCGGTGATGTCGCTGTGGCTGGTTTGTCCGGCGCACGCGGGCAATCTCGATGCGAAGGCCGTGAACGATGCAGCGCGTCCGGAAAAGCTACCCGCTGCCGACAAGATCAGCGCGCCGGTGACGAAGCTTCAGATTTTGCTCGATCGTGCGCAATTCTCTCCGGGCCAAATCGACGGCAAGCTCGGCGAGAACGCGCAGAAGGCGCTGAAGGCCTTCGCCGAGCAGAACGGGCTTGGCTTCGACAAGACCATCGCGCCTGAACTCTGGGACAAGCTGAACGCAGCCAGCGAAGGCCCCGTTCTCGTCGACTACAAGATCACCGACGCGGATGTGAAAGGGCCATTCCTCAAGAAGCTGCCAACCAAGCTCGAGGACATGAAGTCGCTGGAGGCGCTGAGCTACACCAGCCCGCTCGAAGGGCTCGGCGAAAAATTCCACATGAGCGAAGAGTTGTTGAAGGCGCTCAATCCGGGAAAGGCGTTCGACAAGGCCGGCGAGACGATCGTCGTCGCCAACGTCGCGGCGCGGCGGGAGCTTCCGCGCATCGTTCGCATCGAGATCGACAAGCAGCAGGCGACACTGAAGGCCTACGAGGGCTCTGGCCGGCTGGTCGCGTTCTACCCGGCGTCAATCGGCAGTCCGGATCGTCCGACCCCGACGGGGACGCTGAAAGTCACCAGCATCCATGAGCTGCCGACCTACCGCTACAATCCCGAGTACAAGTTCAAGAGCGTGAAATCCAAAAGGCCCTTCGAGATCAAGCCGGGTCCCAATGGCCCGGTCGGATCGTACTGGATCGGGCTATCGGCCCAGGGCTACGGCATCCACGGGACGGCGGAGCCGGACAGGGTCAGCAAGTCCGCATCGCACGGCTGCGTCAGGCTCACCAACTGGGACGCGCGCGTGATCGGCGAGAATGCCAAGCGCGGCATCCCCGTCGTCTTCCTCGATGCGCCGACGGAATCCTCCTCGAAGCAGCGGGATACGGCGGCCGGCAAGCGCGCGTCGAACTAG
- a CDS encoding sorbosone dehydrogenase family protein: protein MTNRISTAVLAAGLIVAATGAPAEPVLQGKDAYGDWQADKPGTIRLIRPQDLVRPGATRSVASSSRVVPRPPDAALRVPAGFKIELFAEGLRAPRIVRVAPNGDVFVAETRAGTIRVLRAGEGGKVASNDVFASGLRQPFGIAFFPNGENPQWVYVANTDSVVRIPYQAGDLKARGKAETIVPSLPHDGGHSTRDIVFTPDNKRMLVSVGSLSNVAEGLGTPPGGLEAWSKTQPLGAAWASETERAAVLAFTPDGKERKIYATGIRNCVGLAVQPQTGLPWCSTNERDGLGDDLVPDFVTSVKEGAFYGWPWFYIGNNEDPRHAGVRPDLKDKVTVPDVLIQPHSASLGMTFYQGTQFPSEYQGDAFAAQHGSWNRSKRTGYKVIRIRMKDGKPTGEYEDFVTGFVVSDTEVWGRPVGVAVAKDGSLLVSEDGNGTIWRVTHSR from the coding sequence GTGACGAACAGGATTTCGACCGCGGTGCTGGCTGCGGGGTTGATCGTGGCCGCGACCGGTGCACCGGCCGAGCCCGTGTTGCAGGGCAAGGACGCTTATGGTGATTGGCAGGCCGACAAGCCCGGCACGATCAGGCTGATCCGGCCGCAGGATCTGGTCAGGCCCGGCGCCACGCGATCGGTTGCGAGCTCGTCGCGCGTGGTGCCGCGCCCGCCGGACGCCGCGCTCCGGGTGCCGGCGGGCTTCAAGATCGAGCTGTTCGCCGAAGGGCTGCGCGCGCCGCGCATCGTGCGGGTGGCGCCGAATGGCGATGTCTTCGTCGCGGAGACGCGGGCCGGCACCATTCGCGTGCTGCGCGCAGGCGAGGGCGGCAAGGTCGCGAGCAACGATGTCTTTGCCAGCGGCTTGCGCCAGCCTTTCGGCATCGCCTTCTTCCCGAACGGCGAAAATCCGCAATGGGTCTATGTCGCCAACACCGACAGCGTCGTCCGCATTCCCTATCAGGCCGGCGATCTCAAGGCGCGCGGCAAGGCCGAGACGATCGTGCCAAGCCTGCCGCATGACGGCGGCCATTCCACCCGCGACATCGTCTTCACGCCCGACAACAAGCGCATGCTGGTCTCGGTCGGCTCGCTCAGCAATGTCGCGGAAGGTCTGGGCACGCCGCCGGGCGGATTGGAGGCGTGGTCGAAAACGCAACCACTCGGCGCAGCCTGGGCCAGCGAGACGGAGCGCGCGGCGGTGCTGGCCTTCACGCCAGATGGCAAGGAGCGCAAGATCTACGCCACCGGCATCCGCAATTGCGTCGGCCTTGCGGTCCAGCCACAGACCGGTCTGCCCTGGTGCTCGACCAACGAGCGCGACGGCCTCGGCGACGATCTCGTGCCCGACTTCGTCACCAGTGTGAAGGAGGGCGCCTTCTATGGCTGGCCGTGGTTCTACATCGGCAACAACGAAGATCCGCGCCATGCCGGCGTGCGGCCGGATCTCAAGGATAAGGTGACGGTGCCCGACGTGCTGATTCAGCCGCATTCAGCCTCGCTCGGCATGACGTTCTACCAGGGCACGCAGTTTCCGAGCGAGTATCAAGGCGACGCGTTCGCCGCTCAGCATGGCTCCTGGAACCGCTCGAAGCGCACCGGCTACAAGGTGATCCGGATCAGGATGAAGGACGGCAAGCCGACCGGCGAGTATGAGGATTTCGTCACGGGGTTCGTGGTGAGCGACACGGAAGTGTGGGGCAGGCCGGTGGGAGTGGCGGTGGCAAAGGACGGATCGCTGCTGGTGTCGGAGGATGGCAACGGCACGATCTGGCGGGTGACGCATTCGCGGTGA
- a CDS encoding thermonuclease family protein: protein MSFRNVFAAARAFALVWFCALPGFLASSQPASALTAAATARDGNSIQLGDVTYRLDGVDAPELDQVCIDDHADPWTCGIEARDQLAKLVNKRSVRCDDVGPEKSFGKRHRAICTAEGDKASLNEQLIRLGFAVAREPIKANVKPAASEAKTASAGIWKGCFVAPQDFRAGKKDGALLGSACRPDRDKEIRAVLFPEELTMPPSCSIKGKLAVRARVTGNIGIYHLRGCPSYPATTRPDRWFCSEDDAQAAGFRKAYNCRRPK, encoded by the coding sequence ATGTCCTTCCGAAATGTCTTTGCCGCCGCCCGCGCCTTCGCGCTCGTTTGGTTCTGCGCCTTGCCCGGCTTCCTGGCGTCTTCCCAGCCGGCCTCCGCGCTGACAGCCGCCGCCACGGCCCGCGACGGCAATTCCATCCAGCTCGGCGACGTCACCTACCGGCTCGACGGCGTCGATGCGCCCGAGCTGGACCAGGTCTGCATCGACGATCACGCCGATCCCTGGACCTGCGGTATCGAGGCACGCGACCAGCTGGCCAAGCTCGTCAACAAGCGCTCCGTGCGCTGCGACGATGTCGGGCCGGAGAAGAGCTTCGGCAAGCGGCACCGCGCCATCTGCACCGCCGAGGGCGACAAGGCCAGCCTGAACGAGCAGCTGATCAGGCTCGGCTTTGCGGTCGCGCGAGAGCCTATCAAGGCGAACGTCAAGCCGGCGGCCAGCGAAGCCAAGACGGCGTCGGCCGGAATCTGGAAGGGCTGCTTTGTTGCACCGCAGGACTTCCGCGCCGGCAAGAAGGACGGCGCACTCCTGGGCTCGGCCTGCCGCCCGGATCGCGACAAGGAGATTCGCGCCGTGCTGTTCCCCGAGGAGCTGACGATGCCCCCGAGCTGCAGCATCAAGGGCAAGCTCGCGGTACGAGCGCGCGTCACCGGCAATATCGGCATCTATCATTTACGGGGCTGCCCGAGCTACCCGGCGACCACCAGGCCGGACCGCTGGTTCTGCTCGGAGGACGACGCCCAGGCGGCCGGCTTTCGCAAGGCTTATAATTGCCGCCGCCCGAAGTGA
- a CDS encoding urate hydroxylase PuuD, producing the protein MWGSIISEWASLLLRWLHVVAAIAWIGSSFYFIALDLSLKPRRDLPDGVQGEAWQVHGGGFYRIMKYLVAPSQMPDELTWFKWEAYTTWLSGFALMVVVYYLEADLFLVDKSILDLTPFQAGLFSFASLALAWLLYEAACRTGLAQRELPFAIGGYLFLVALTYAFTHVLSGRGAFNQIGAIIGTIMVANVFALIIPNQKKIVAALIAGQAPDPKLGKASKERSVHNNYLTLPVVVLMISNHYPLLYATRFNWIIVAIILALGPVIRHFFNARHAGRKSPWWVWGVAAIGVIAILLLSAAGPREVRTGALSAQPTRNAVEEIVMSRCSMCHAAEPVWAGIVTAPKGILLDTPEHIHRNIRLVGRVAAWSGAMPPGNITEMTGEERAILAAYLEQPH; encoded by the coding sequence ATGTGGGGATCCATCATATCGGAATGGGCGAGCCTGCTGCTCCGCTGGCTGCACGTGGTGGCGGCGATCGCCTGGATCGGCAGTTCCTTCTATTTCATCGCCCTCGATCTCAGCCTGAAGCCGAGACGCGACCTGCCCGACGGCGTGCAGGGCGAGGCCTGGCAGGTCCATGGCGGCGGCTTCTACCGGATCATGAAATATCTGGTCGCCCCCAGCCAGATGCCGGACGAGCTGACCTGGTTCAAATGGGAGGCCTACACGACCTGGCTGTCCGGCTTCGCGCTGATGGTGGTGGTGTATTATCTCGAGGCCGACCTGTTCCTGGTCGACAAGTCGATCCTCGACCTCACGCCGTTCCAGGCCGGCCTGTTCAGCTTCGCGAGCCTCGCGCTGGCATGGCTGCTCTATGAGGCCGCCTGTCGCACCGGGCTCGCGCAACGCGAATTGCCCTTTGCCATCGGCGGCTATTTGTTCCTGGTCGCGCTGACCTATGCCTTCACCCATGTGCTGAGCGGCCGCGGCGCCTTCAACCAGATCGGGGCGATCATCGGCACCATCATGGTCGCCAACGTCTTCGCGCTGATCATCCCGAACCAGAAGAAGATCGTGGCGGCGCTGATCGCGGGGCAGGCGCCCGATCCGAAGCTCGGCAAGGCCAGCAAGGAGCGCTCGGTCCACAACAATTATCTGACGCTCCCCGTCGTCGTGCTGATGATCAGCAACCACTATCCCCTGCTCTACGCCACCCGCTTCAACTGGATCATCGTCGCGATCATCCTGGCGCTCGGCCCGGTGATCCGCCATTTCTTCAACGCGCGGCACGCCGGGCGCAAATCGCCATGGTGGGTGTGGGGCGTGGCGGCAATCGGCGTGATCGCGATCCTGTTGCTGTCCGCAGCCGGCCCACGCGAGGTGAGGACGGGCGCGCTGTCAGCCCAACCCACGCGCAATGCCGTCGAGGAGATCGTGATGTCCCGCTGCAGCATGTGCCACGCGGCCGAGCCGGTCTGGGCCGGGATCGTGACCGCGCCGAAGGGCATCCTGCTCGATACGCCCGAGCACATCCACCGCAACATCCGCCTGGTCGGCCGTGTCGCGGCCTGGTCCGGCGCAATGCCGCCGGGCAACATCACCGAGATGACCGGCGAGGAGCGCGCGATCCTCGCCGCCTATCTCGAGCAGCCACACTGA
- a CDS encoding HGGxSTG domain-containing protein: MSADRARNTRAMAESPRCGASTRGGLACRAPAVRGKLRCRMHGGALGSGAPWGNRNARKHDVFTPERIAERRAIQELLDEAGELLKELDSN, from the coding sequence ATGAGTGCGGATCGGGCCCGCAACACGCGCGCAATGGCGGAGAGCCCGCGCTGCGGCGCCAGCACGCGTGGCGGCCTCGCCTGCCGCGCGCCGGCCGTGCGCGGCAAGCTGCGATGCCGCATGCACGGCGGCGCCCTAGGATCGGGTGCGCCATGGGGCAACCGCAACGCGCGCAAGCACGACGTCTTCACGCCGGAGCGGATCGCCGAGCGAAGGGCGATCCAGGAGCTACTCGACGAGGCCGGGGAGCTCTTGAAGGAACTGGACTCGAATTAA
- a CDS encoding VOC family protein, whose amino-acid sequence MALKNVIGIDHAVIMVKDLDKAAENYRRLGFTVSPRGTHSAHMGTGNYTIMFDPDYMELLGVLAATEHNVPARAFLDKRGEGIERIAFTAVDSAAGAEEIRARGLTPIGPTDFERPVTLPNGAVSAAKFRTFMWPTAEAPGGVRIFACQHKTRETVWIPELMRHANAAKRIKQVLIATPEPAQDAAHLGRLIDREPKAEPDGAMTVPSGGDRADFVYLTLEQLEKRYPGVPLAGLVERGGAALVLVSDDLAATEKALGSAAVRSGPAVCVPPAKANGTLLAFVAG is encoded by the coding sequence GTGGCTCTCAAGAACGTCATCGGTATCGACCACGCCGTCATCATGGTGAAGGACCTCGACAAGGCCGCCGAGAACTACCGGCGGCTCGGCTTCACCGTCTCCCCGCGCGGCACCCACAGCGCGCATATGGGCACCGGCAATTACACCATCATGTTCGATCCCGATTATATGGAGCTGCTCGGCGTGCTCGCCGCGACCGAGCACAACGTGCCGGCGCGGGCCTTCCTCGACAAGCGCGGCGAGGGCATCGAGCGCATCGCCTTCACCGCGGTCGATTCCGCCGCCGGTGCCGAGGAGATCCGCGCCCGTGGCCTGACGCCGATCGGCCCGACCGATTTCGAGCGGCCGGTGACGCTGCCAAACGGCGCTGTCTCGGCGGCAAAATTCCGCACCTTCATGTGGCCGACCGCCGAAGCGCCCGGCGGCGTGCGCATCTTCGCCTGCCAGCACAAGACGCGCGAGACCGTGTGGATTCCCGAGTTGATGAGGCACGCCAACGCGGCAAAGCGGATCAAGCAGGTTCTGATCGCAACGCCCGAGCCAGCGCAGGACGCCGCGCATCTTGGCCGGCTGATCGACCGCGAGCCGAAGGCCGAGCCCGACGGCGCCATGACCGTGCCTTCCGGCGGCGATCGCGCCGACTTCGTCTATCTCACGCTGGAGCAGCTCGAAAAGCGCTATCCGGGCGTGCCGCTCGCCGGCCTCGTCGAGCGCGGCGGGGCCGCGCTGGTGCTCGTCAGCGACGATCTGGCGGCGACGGAGAAGGCGCTTGGTTCGGCTGCGGTGCGCAGCGGGCCCGCGGTCTGCGTGCCGCCGGCCAAGGCCAACGGCACCCTGCTCGCCTTCGTCGCCGGCTGA
- a CDS encoding NUDIX domain-containing protein, protein MPSKSAGIIAYRRRRKLEVLLVHPGGPFWRNKDLGAWSIPKGEYADEEEADIAARREFAEELGLDLSGPLTALGQVKQRGGKLVTAFAAELDLDVSCVRSNTFEMEWPPRSGKLQAFPEVDRAEWFTLEAAREKINAGQRPLLDRLAQLTGSE, encoded by the coding sequence ATGCCATCGAAGAGTGCCGGGATCATCGCCTATCGGAGGCGCCGGAAGCTCGAGGTTCTCCTCGTTCATCCCGGAGGGCCGTTCTGGCGCAACAAGGATCTCGGCGCATGGTCGATCCCCAAGGGGGAATATGCGGACGAAGAAGAGGCGGATATCGCCGCGCGGCGCGAATTCGCCGAGGAGCTTGGGCTCGATCTGTCCGGGCCGCTGACCGCGCTTGGTCAGGTCAAGCAGCGCGGCGGCAAGCTCGTCACCGCTTTCGCGGCCGAGCTCGATCTCGACGTGAGCTGCGTTCGCAGCAACACGTTCGAGATGGAATGGCCGCCACGAAGTGGCAAACTGCAGGCCTTCCCGGAGGTCGATCGTGCCGAATGGTTCACGCTCGAAGCGGCGCGGGAGAAGATCAACGCAGGCCAACGCCCCCTGCTCGACCGGCTGGCGCAGCTGACGGGTAGCGAGTAG
- a CDS encoding lytic transglycosylase domain-containing protein has translation MRFVVAACAAFLLLMCDLDPSASRKTSTFDTAILQNNHASPLVPMVELFLASVQAIELANARAAHEETIEPLRASEPAAEEPVSPTDKFCHALREAAEASGIPVPFFARLLWQESRFKSNEVSHAGAQGVAQFMPETAAEVGLDDPFDPMKALPASAKFLRKLRDDFGNLGLAAAAYNAGPGRVQKWLAKESGLPRETRDYVRIITGTKAEDWTERSEAIAIRIDLPREAPCEGVGSLSKAKDVAWVPVNLTPSVTRILDKAEQLAARATTNRARKRFATQLRNNVAAQRKGRSMIAARAAGKSAKARAVRFASGERPSGS, from the coding sequence ATGCGATTTGTCGTCGCGGCTTGCGCCGCGTTTCTGCTTCTGATGTGCGACCTCGATCCGTCGGCGTCCCGGAAAACATCAACTTTCGACACCGCCATTCTTCAGAACAATCATGCCTCGCCGCTGGTTCCGATGGTCGAGCTCTTCCTCGCCAGCGTCCAGGCCATCGAGCTCGCCAACGCGCGCGCGGCGCATGAGGAAACGATCGAACCGCTGCGCGCGAGCGAACCCGCCGCCGAGGAGCCGGTGTCGCCGACGGACAAATTCTGCCATGCGCTTCGCGAAGCGGCCGAAGCCAGCGGCATTCCCGTGCCGTTCTTTGCCCGCCTGCTCTGGCAGGAGAGCCGCTTCAAGTCCAACGAGGTCAGCCACGCCGGCGCCCAGGGGGTTGCGCAGTTCATGCCGGAGACGGCTGCCGAAGTCGGGCTCGACGATCCCTTCGATCCCATGAAGGCGCTGCCGGCCTCGGCAAAGTTCCTGCGCAAGCTGCGCGATGATTTCGGCAATCTGGGCCTTGCCGCAGCCGCCTACAATGCAGGTCCGGGCCGCGTTCAGAAGTGGCTTGCCAAAGAGAGCGGGCTGCCGCGCGAGACGCGCGACTATGTCCGAATCATCACCGGCACCAAGGCCGAGGACTGGACCGAGCGCTCGGAGGCCATTGCAATCCGGATCGACCTGCCGCGCGAGGCGCCTTGCGAAGGTGTCGGCAGCCTCTCGAAGGCCAAGGACGTCGCCTGGGTTCCGGTCAACCTGACGCCCTCGGTCACGCGCATCCTTGACAAAGCCGAGCAGCTCGCCGCCCGGGCGACGACGAACCGTGCGCGCAAGCGGTTTGCAACCCAGCTGCGGAACAATGTCGCGGCCCAGCGCAAGGGACGCAGCATGATCGCGGCACGCGCGGCCGGCAAGAGCGCGAAGGCGCGTGCCGTTCGCTTCGCATCGGGCGAACGGCCCTCCGGTTCGTGA